In the Primulina tabacum isolate GXHZ01 chromosome 15, ASM2559414v2, whole genome shotgun sequence genome, TTGATCTGTGGGTTTCCATGAAGAAATTTGACGCTTCGACTCTTACTAAGTGACCATGATGCATTAACAAGGATTAGGTGGAAGATTTGTTTTTCATGTTTGATTAGTTAACCGTTGGTGCTTACTAAATTGGTAGATCGGCATACAATTTTAAAATTGGAGAATCATTGAAACACTTCATATACTGTTTTTTTTCTCCATGAAATAGTGTATGAGTTGGCATTTTCATTCGTATGTTTTTACCAACAATTATTGATCGAGGTTGTAGGTGATAGTAAATATGTAAATGTTTTCTATAGATGGAGATGTTGACGTTCTTTTTGTTATTTTGACATTGGCAGGTCCAGTTGGGGAGGATATGTTTCACTGGCAAGCAACAATAATGGGGCCTCAAGATAGCCCTTATGCAGGAGGAGTTTTTCTAGTCACTATTCATTTCCCCCCTGATTATCCATTCAAACCTCCGAAGGTATGTGaatagtaaattttctttagAACGGTTGGTTCGAGCTTACAGAAGACGAGTACCTCAACCGCCATTCTGTATGGATTCTTTTATGGTTCTTTCTAGCATCACCTCTTGATTTAGTGTGTGCCAGGATTTTGTTGGAGAATAAGACAaaacaatttatttaattgGGAGGCAATTTTGTGGATCCAGTCAGCTGAAGCTTTAGTATCGTATAAGAATATACATAAGAATATAGCTCTGTGGATGGCCATCATCTTTTTCGCATAATATTCCGAGTCTGACTATGTGTACAAGTTTTCGTACATTCGCTTTATCAAAGTTTGTGTGATTTTTCTGTATATGTTGTAACTGAGATTTAATACTTCCAGTGATTTTGACCCTCATCAAGATTTTTAGATGTCCCGCCAGTGTTTGTTACGGTTTGGCAGCGTGATTAGAGGTGTAATGaattaaaagaatatttatatttatgtgttGCAGAAAATAGCTAGTGGATTCTTTTTGCATTTGTATTGTGAAAAAATAGATGCAGTAACTATAGTTCTCTTGGAGTCGACCGAAATAAAGAAAATATGCATTGTCCCTATATAAATGCAAATAATAACAATCGTAGaatattgagttgatgccatcAGAACAACAAAGTGAATGCTTTTGGCTGGTGCTGAGAACTAAGGTGATTAATGGATGGGGTAAATGTTTACTCCTGGCATTCCAGGTGAAAAATAACCATTAACCAGCGGTACTCTCCTGTCGGGCATTGCATAGCCGGTAGAATTCTTTGCATGtctatttttgttttgaatCCCAGTTTTGTTTTAGCTTTTGTTAATCGGTAATCACAAAAACTAACAAATTCATTGATGGTCGTTTTTTGTATCAAGTTTGTTTTTAATTCCAGTTTATGATAGTTCCAACTGTCAGGGCTATCAACTACACCACGATGTTAATTTGTCTTTGCAGTGTTGCTTATAGAAAAGTTCATTTTCTCTGTATTTATTTTCGCAGGTGGCGTTCAGGACAAAAGTTTTTCACCCAAACATAAACAGCAATGGCAGTATTTGCCTTGATATCTTGAAGGAGCAGTGGAGTCCTGCCCTAACTATTTCTAAGGTTAATATCTTTGTCCGGAAACTTTTTTCTTATCACCTAACTTTCCTTATAGCGAACCGGAATTTCTTCTGAAATCATCCTAATTTCTACTGCCTTTTTTTCCCTATCTTACTCACAAGTGTGCACGCCGGTTAAAGCCCAACTTTGAATAATTGATCTCAGAGTTGGGACCTCCTTCTTGAACTGAGTTTGGGAAATTGTTTTTGTGGCTGACAAAAAACAAAAAGGGGCAACAATGAGATAGTGCTGCCAATTTTAGTATTGTCATATTAAGTCTTTTTTCTGTTAAAGAAAAATACTAATTTGCTAGCTATCTCCTTTTACACTGTAGGGATCTCG is a window encoding:
- the LOC142526920 gene encoding ubiquitin-conjugating enzyme E2 28-like: MASKRILKELKDLQKDPPTSCSAGPVGEDMFHWQATIMGPQDSPYAGGVFLVTIHFPPDYPFKPPKVAFRTKVFHPNINSNGSICLDILKEQWSPALTISKVLLSICSLLTDPNPDDPLVPEIAHMYKTDRAKYEQTARSWTQKYAMG